From Osmerus eperlanus chromosome 16, fOsmEpe2.1, whole genome shotgun sequence:
TCCCCCACTAACTGAGCTCTAGCGGTTGCACTGCTTGCATATGAACACATTGGCCGAGAGGAGGAGCCAAAGTCGCATGAAGTCGACTAAACATGGATATcaaatttacattacatttacatttagtcatttagcagacgctcttatccagagcgacttacagggacattcccccgaggcaagtagggtgaagtgccttgcccaaggacacaacgtcagttggcatgaccttcggattactagcccgactccctcaccgctcagccacctgactccgtaaTAGATAAATACACCTTACCTCAACCGACCATGTGGTTAAGTGGATTATGAACGTTTATTAAATTATAGTAATGACAAGCACCTGAACTATACTGTCTGTTCACAATAGAAACGTTTTGgggtttttgtttatttttcacAATAGAAAGGTAAGTTAACAGTGATAGTATTTCCGGtggaaaacatttacatttagtcatttagcagacgctcttatccagagcgacttacagtaagtacagggacattcccccgaggcaagcagggtgaagtgccttgcccaaggacacaagtcattttgcacggccaggaatcgaactggcaaccttcagattactaaacATGACTTTTACCAAAGCTTTTCTTTTAATAACCAGAAAAGTTTGTTAAACCCTGCTCtcttaaccctacactcagattGTCCGGCTTCTCGCTTTTTTTCACTGACCGATAACAGGTCGCACTCACGGAGATCTCCCGTTTCAGAGTTTTAATAGAAACTGAGAAAgacatgttacattacattatccaTAGGGAACAAATATGACAGACCAATTATTTATCTGTTAACATTAATACTAGCAAGCAAGCTGACAGATACTTGAGTACCTACATTATAAGGTAGCAGAATAttgcttgctagctagcctagctaatgttactgctcaaatccgtttgatagctagctagcgatagctagctacttttactGTGTGTATTAGCTACATTTAATCTTCTTAATTGTTAATGTAGGTACACTGAGTCTGAACCCTTAAGCAAGATCTTGCTTGAAGGACAGCAACATAAAATCATATGTCCATAGTTAATTGTCATTTTGGGTAGACAACCTGAATTCCTTGTAAAAgactgcattttgtgtgtgagaactaACCTTTTAggcattggcgaaactgaaggtgtcagaataaataggtgtgttcgacttcatgcagagccagcggcgccgacagccggctgcagccggctgccttgaatctgagaatgccattggctgcttcaagtcagccgggctgcaggcggctgcagacgacgccggcgctgcatgaagtcgaacccacctaatacaaaacacgcgtcaaagttgtcgtgtgtgagtttgGCCAATCATCAAATAGCTGTGTCGatattagaacccgtgcagttgctcacctaatacaaaacacgcgtcaaagttgtcgtgtgtgagtttgGCCAATCATCAAATAGCTGTGTCGatattagaacccgtgcagttgctcttgagaaaatgcgctcggtacacagccggcagttttCGAATCGATCTCGCGGTACTTTGATGGCCACGTCACAGtaacctagcctcggcgccgtctcaagtcggacaaaaagtctaaccagaattcactgtttcaagtcagccgcctgcagctgGCTGCGgcgcatgaagtcagtccatgtcgaatgcACCTATAGTTAAAGTACGCTGTCTATCATGTGGTGTTTCTGTCACTTTCCACAAGTCAAGGATGGCGCAATCAAGATACACGTCACACAGAAAtactaggtgcgttcgacttcatgcagcgctggcgGCGCCGATAGCCGGCTGctgccggctgccttgaagctgagaatgctCTTCAAGTCAGctgggctgcaggcgacgccggcgctgcgtGAAGTCGAACGTACCTAGTATCTGTATCAATGCGCGAGCGTCGTCACCACCTTTCCTAAACCCACCCAATCGTCTTTTACAGATTTGTATGACTCTTACCTTAAGATTGAATAATACATATATCATAAATAGATACCGATTAACGATTGTGACCAGTTGGTATGGCTCACAGCAAGATAATATCTGCTCGTGATACACAAACAAACCGTGATTGATTCAGTTGGTAATCCATCAGTGACTAGTTAGGCCATGTGTCTAAATTGCCTGGGTTGAGAGACTGTGAAAGCCCTCTAATAAATTGGTTTGACCACTTATAAATGTGGGGAATATTTCGAGTGCCATGAAGTTCGCTACAGTGAACTTCGCAAATCTGATCACAACATTGTTCCAGAAATGAGGGCCTATAGAAAGAGCACTATATTATCAATGACTGGGCGGCGGAGAGATAGGCACTGGAAGTGAGACATGCGGTTTTCCGGTGTGGGCGGGGTTAAGAACTGTATACGTATACATTTGCACTGCTTTTATTCTCCTTCAATAAATCGGTAGCATCAGAGCTGTTTGATTTTCGGCGAAAGGATAAAAtcacatactttttttttttttacattttctgaCTGAGATTCTGTAGTCCACAACTTTGGAAGATGGTCGCCAAACAGAGAATTCGCATGGCTAACGAGAAACATAGCAAGAACATCACGCTAAGAGGCAACGTAGCCAAATCTACGGTAAGATTCATTCCCCCTTTCTCCAGCGTCCCGgtactagctactgtagctagctatttATTCAAATGCCTTCAAAAGATCAACAATGATTTGGGAACTAGAGTTATGTATTAGTATTTGGTGCCCAGCTAGCGAACTAACTTTTTACGTTCACCTGTGTAGCTACACTTTTTAAACCAAGTTTACAGCATATGCTACGTACCCAGACGCTagttagctagagctagctaaatTAAGTGAATCTATTCCAGGCGGTTTGTTATGTGGTCTTCACGCCAGTGCAGTTCTgtttattaatgttaaatatctAGGTTTTGATTGTATAAAACTCTTAAGCATGCACATTTAGCTAACCCCAACTGTCCCGGTTTGTTCTCAGAGAAACGCTACGGACGACAAGGTAGCGGTTGGGCCGTGGCTACTGGCGCTGTTCATCTTCGTGGTGTGCGGATCAGGTGAGACGGCACTTCAGATCACAGCTGGATGTACGGTCCGGTGGCCTCGTTAACATCTCACATTACGCGTCCAGACACtgtctagagcagtggttcttaaccctgtcctcagggaacccctgtcctgcatgttttagatgtttccctgctccaacacgtcTGATTCAgataaatgggtcgttatctagctctgtagaagcctggtaacgaacatgcatttgaatcaggtgtgttggagccaagaaacatctaaaacatccaGGACAGGGTGAagaaccactggtctagagAATActgaaagaaataaaaaaaaataccacCACAACCCTAACTCTTCCTATGCACAAACGAGGTTTGTTCCAGTACACAGCCTTTACACCTGTAACAGCATTGTATCTGTGTTGGTCAGCTAAACCACATCTTGCATCACAAAATGCCTTGTTTGTGCATAGGTAGAGTTGTGGTGGTCTGAGTGATATCAGATGCCAGCAGGTGTTCTCTCACAGGTATCTGATAAGCCCCTGCTCGGCCTTGTGGCAAATCTTCGTAATCATTTACACAGAAATGCCTCATCAGCATTTGCACTGCTTGGTCTTTATAATGATGTTCCACGCCTGGGAGATACAGCCAAGACCGTCCACCTCCTCATCACCTCATCTCCTCACCACCTCATCTCCTCACCACCTCATCTCCTCAccacctcatctcctcctccatatcTCATCTCCTCAccacctcatctcctctcctcaccgcctcatctcctctccttccctgtttACTTCAGCTGTCTATATTCAACTGGAAGTTGCTATGACCAGGGTTAACCCTGACCACGGGTGACCAGTCAGGTGCCTATTGGTATCAAGTGTCACACTCgtctctgcttgtctgcctggcaGAAGAAGGCCAGCTGACCAGCATAGTCAGGGACACGTGTGTGTTGTCTCACCCTGCTTGGCTCTgaggggtgcagggtgtgtgttttaGGAGTGGTGCCTGtgctctgtttctgtgtgtatgtgagagagagagagtgtaggatGACTGGTTCAACTTACTAAACATGTGAattttgtctctcttcctccctcctcccccctcttccaacctctccctccctccacttctctctctccccccctccccctagccATTttccagatcatccagagtaTCCGCATGGGGATGTAGGACAACATCGAAGACATCACTACTGTGTTCATTCCACTCAGTATCCGTCCCGTCCCCCCGACGCTACCGAACCCGGTTCCTGACAGAACCTCAGCTCCAACCCCCCTGAACCCTGTTCTTGACAGAAGCTCAGCTCCACCCCCCTGAACCTTGTTCCTGACAGAACCTCAGCTCCACCCCCCCTGAACCCTGTTCCTGACAGAACCTCAGCTCCACCCCCCCGAACCCTGTTCCTGACAGAACCTCAGCTCCACCCCCCCTGAACCCTGTTCCTGACAGAACCTCAGCTCCACCTCGCCCTGTCACCTCCAAGTCCAATCAGCTGAGTGTTGTGAAGTCGACCAGTTGGATGACTAGATACTGTCTTGCACTTTCACTGACTTCTTCTCCTTCGTTTGTTTATTGGAAAcatttctttcattttctttttttttcttcattgaaAAATTTACAATTTCTTTCAATGGATTTTCTTTTGTTAGCTAGCTCTGAATCTTCCAAGCCATTCCTTCTAGGTGCCTTAGTTCAAGAACTAACCAGGCCATGCCaaaccaggccagaccagaccatgccTAGCTTCTCTTAAAGCTGATACTCAGTGACATCTTTGGCACAGCTGCCATCTTGAAACCATTCCCTTACTGGTGGAGAAGTCCCAGCTCTCCACTGCTGTGCTGTAATTACCTACTCAAATCTAGTCACTGTACTGACAGACATAACAAACACTTTGTCTTACTTAATTTGGTTTGTGGGCCCAGTTTTtcagtttttgtttttcttcaggtTTAGGTGGTACAAGGTTAGACGGCTCTAACAGGTCAGAGGTCCTTTAGTTGCCAACGATTCAAAATCGGACTCCAGTACAATGTTAAGATTTCTACATTTCTCCTCTTTATAATTCTGTGATTATTTAATGCTGCCTTCAAATCTTTTCTAATAGGTCTTATTTCTACAGTCAATCAGACTGCTTCATA
This genomic window contains:
- the LOC134036749 gene encoding stress-associated endoplasmic reticulum protein 1-like, whose amino-acid sequence is MVAKQRIRMANEKHSKNITLRGNVAKSTRNATDDKVAVGPWLLALFIFVVCGSAIFQIIQSIRMGM